A portion of the Rhinolophus sinicus isolate RSC01 linkage group LG03, ASM3656204v1, whole genome shotgun sequence genome contains these proteins:
- the NREP gene encoding neuronal regeneration-related protein isoform X2, with the protein MVYYPELSVWVSQEPFPNKEMEGRLPKGRLPVPKEVNRKKNDETEAASLTPLGSNELHCPRISYLHSF; encoded by the exons GTTTATTACCCAGAGCTCTCTGTCTGGGTCAGTCAAGAACCATTTCCAAACAAGGAAATGGAGGGAAGGCTCCCTAAG GGAAGACTTCCGGTCCCAAAGGAAGTGAACCGCAAGAAGAATGATGAGACCGAGGCTGCCTCCCTGACTCCACTTGGCAGCAATGAACTCCACTGCCCAAGAATCAGTTACCTCCACTCTTTTTAA